Proteins encoded together in one Musa acuminata AAA Group cultivar baxijiao chromosome BXJ3-6, Cavendish_Baxijiao_AAA, whole genome shotgun sequence window:
- the LOC103988840 gene encoding probable carboxylesterase 11, with product MPSVAVKLYSVFFKLLLKHKLQQRLQMEDAASPFGVTSRPEESTAPANPSFGPDGVATKDIHIDPLTALSIRIFLPDPALDRVGTKPRQAPDQDRRNSYGGACATPPPDHTRRSSYDGPGSQNGNGAAAAETAATGTYRGYLPSVVDARHRTGRSKKLPIVVQFHGGGFIAGSNTSTANDFFCRRIAKLCDAVVISVGYRLAPESRYPAAFEDGLKVLYWLGKQAKLVECRMSMGTARGLGVGEVRRSQIVDTFGASTVEPWLAAHGDPSRCVLLGVSCGANIADHVARKVVDAGKLAEPVRVVAQVLMCPFFIGCVSTRSEIKLANSYFYDKSSCVLAWKLFLPEDEFSLDHPAANPLVPGRGPPLKCMPPTLTVVAEHDWMRDRAIAYSEELRKVNVDAPVLEYKDAVHEFATLDMLLKTPQAQACTEDIAIWVKKYISIRGHEFSY from the exons atgcCGAGCGTGGCGGTGAAGCTCTACAGCGTGTTCTTCAAGCTCCTCCTGAAGCACAAGCTGCAGCAGCGCCTGCAGATGGAGGACGCGGCGAGCCCCTTTGGCGTCACCTCCCGCCCGGAGGAGTCCACCGCCCCGGCCAACCCCTCCTTCGGCCCCGACGGGGTCGCCACCAAGGACATTCACATCGACCCCCTCACCGCCCTCTCCATCCGCATCTTCCTCCCGGACCCCGCCCTCGACCGCGTTGGCACCAAGCCACGCCAAGCCCCTGATCAGGACCGCCGCAACAGCTACGGCGGCGCCTGTGCCACCCCCCCGCCCGACCATACCCGCCGCAGCAGCTATGACGGCCCCGGATCCCAGAACGGCAATGGAGCCGCTGCGGCTGAGACTGCCGCCACGGGGACCTACAGGGGATACCTGCCCTCTGTCGTGGATGCGCGTCATCGGACTGGCAGATCGAAGAAGTTGCCCATCGTCGTCCAGTTTCATGGAGGCGGGTTCATTGCCGGGAGCAATACTTCGACCGCGAATGATTTCTTCTGCAGACGGATCGCTAAGTTGTGCGATGCCGTAGTGATTTCGGTTGGGTATAGGCTGGCGCCAGAGAGTCGGTATCCTGCTGCATTTGAGGATGGGTTGAAGGTGCTGTATTGGTTGGGGAAGCAGGCAAAATTAGTGGAATGTAGGATGTCGATGGGGACTGCCAGGGGATTAGGGGTTGGAGAGGTGAGGAGATCCCAGATCGTTGATACATTTGGGGCTTCCACTGTGGAACCATGGCTAGCAGCTCATGGTGATCCTTCCAG ATGTGTTCTACTTGGTGTAAGCTGTGGAGCTAATATTGCAGATCATGTGGCTCGTAAAGTAGTTGATGCAGGAAAACTCGCCGAGCCAGTTAGGGTTGTTGCTCAAGTTCTAATGTGTCCCTTCTTCATTGGATGCGTCTCCACCCGTTCTGAGATAAAGCTAGCAAATTCTTACTTCTATGACAAATCTTCGTGTGTGCTTGCTTGGAAGTTGTTCTTACCAGAGGATGAGTTTAGTTTAGACCATCCAGCTGCAAATCCTCTCGTTCCAGGTAGGGGACCTCCATTGAAATGTATGCCTCCGACCCTCACAGTGGTTGCAGAGCATGATTGGATGAGGGACCGTGCAATTGCATATTCCGAGGAGCTTCGCAAGGTAAATGTTGACGCACCAGTCCTTGAATACAAAGATGCAGTTCATGAATTTGCCACGCTCgacatgctcctcaaaactccacagGCGCAGGCCTGCACGGAGGACATTGCAATATGGGTGAAGAAGTATATATCGATCCGTGGACATGAATTCTCATATTAG